The Merismopedia glauca CCAP 1448/3 genome contains a region encoding:
- a CDS encoding methyl-accepting chemotaxis protein — protein MASGNNHNQNYQQAEAAYIQGNYQQAAEIIDSLVLVDSENAKVHLLRGHVYHRLQDYALAQSEYESVLQMSADAEVKEYAQNSLEEMGYAQHLSSSSDNQIDVESDDPQMFAPQTNAANGEYYQYQAEDAGNDGYLAEEPYLEVNSSDYSWNPTPDSYLNQNANDGYVNPFENTSDLPSQSLDEITYKLNGQPSEISDSMLYSDISELGTPYWAESDDFTGNGANLSLNHQKTMLLGVAHPGDAVLVTPEVSNYSGDEYQGSSSTLQPQASLPVKSADSEENRLYNHESIELMEDWKSETTEGEVNSSASYQSDNSTAFLEGFGEFGDSAARPMDKNLINAGPDPNWQDFSGNLVIQNPSPELTDSYMASTPTITSSESFTVSTSSGRKPEGNVSRISHLGPTSIEPRVTVTQGWLRPLENAPLKKKSLITAIASGIASTIAVGLISVALSGNAPAATKGRLPIWQYNALLSVGAGIASFGSTLGLMTVLSRTIRRSTDDLESKLEAGIQGNFNTTAVVFSEDEFGRLATRFNQMAGVMLAITSEAQRKAQEEEQKKEDLQRQVIRLLDDVEGAARGDLTVQAEVTADVLGAVADSFNLTIENLREIVQQVKTAAKQVNQESTASEVFARNLSADALRQAEELAVTLNSVQVITDSIKRVADSAKEAENVARSASLTALKGGDAVEKTVEGILGIRETVAESTRKVKRLAESSQEISKIVAVISQIASRTNMLALNASIEAARAGEAGRGFAIVADEVRQLADRSAKALKEIEQIVRQIQSDTGSVMTAMEEGTQQVIEGTKLAEKAKRSLEDIIKVSNRIDSLVQSITADTVEQTETSQTVAQVMQSVEMTAQATSQEAQRVSGTLQNLVSVAQDLLNSVERFRVENN, from the coding sequence ATGGCATCAGGTAACAATCACAACCAAAATTATCAACAAGCGGAAGCGGCTTACATTCAAGGAAATTATCAACAAGCGGCAGAAATAATCGATAGCTTAGTACTGGTAGACTCAGAGAATGCTAAAGTTCACCTGTTGCGGGGTCATGTATATCATCGGTTGCAAGATTATGCACTTGCTCAATCAGAATATGAATCTGTATTGCAAATGTCTGCTGATGCAGAGGTGAAAGAATATGCTCAAAATAGTTTAGAAGAGATGGGCTATGCTCAACACTTAAGTTCTTCCTCTGACAACCAAATAGATGTTGAGTCAGATGACCCGCAAATGTTTGCGCCACAGACAAATGCAGCTAACGGTGAATATTATCAATATCAAGCCGAGGATGCAGGTAATGATGGATATTTGGCAGAAGAACCATATCTAGAAGTTAATAGTTCTGACTACTCTTGGAACCCAACCCCAGATAGCTACTTGAACCAAAATGCCAATGACGGTTATGTCAATCCTTTTGAAAATACGTCAGATCTACCAAGTCAGTCTTTAGATGAAATAACCTACAAACTCAATGGTCAGCCCTCAGAAATATCAGATTCGATGTTATACAGCGATATTTCGGAATTAGGAACCCCATATTGGGCTGAAAGTGATGATTTTACTGGTAATGGAGCTAATTTATCTCTTAATCATCAGAAAACTATGCTCTTGGGGGTTGCTCATCCAGGTGATGCGGTGCTAGTTACACCAGAAGTATCTAACTATTCAGGTGATGAGTACCAGGGATCGTCCTCAACATTGCAGCCTCAAGCATCATTGCCAGTAAAAAGTGCAGATAGTGAAGAAAATAGGCTCTACAATCATGAATCAATTGAATTAATGGAAGATTGGAAATCTGAAACCACGGAGGGTGAAGTAAACAGTTCTGCTAGTTATCAATCTGATAACTCAACCGCTTTTCTGGAAGGGTTTGGTGAGTTTGGGGATTCAGCAGCACGTCCGATGGATAAAAACTTGATTAATGCCGGACCAGATCCAAATTGGCAAGATTTTTCGGGTAATTTAGTCATTCAAAATCCCTCACCAGAATTGACTGACAGTTATATGGCTTCTACTCCGACTATTACTAGTAGTGAAAGTTTCACTGTTAGTACTAGTTCTGGTAGGAAACCGGAAGGAAATGTGAGTCGGATTAGTCATTTAGGTCCAACTAGTATCGAACCACGAGTGACTGTGACCCAAGGTTGGCTGCGTCCTTTGGAGAATGCGCCTTTAAAGAAGAAATCTTTAATTACAGCGATCGCATCGGGTATTGCTTCTACTATAGCTGTAGGACTGATTAGTGTGGCTTTATCTGGCAATGCTCCAGCAGCTACCAAAGGTCGTTTGCCGATTTGGCAATATAATGCTTTACTCAGCGTGGGCGCAGGGATAGCTAGTTTCGGTAGTACATTAGGGTTGATGACGGTATTGTCTCGGACGATTCGCCGATCTACAGATGACTTAGAAAGTAAGCTAGAAGCTGGAATTCAAGGCAATTTCAACACCACAGCCGTGGTCTTTTCTGAAGACGAATTTGGGCGATTGGCAACTAGATTTAACCAAATGGCAGGAGTAATGCTGGCGATTACTAGTGAAGCTCAACGTAAAGCCCAAGAAGAAGAGCAGAAGAAAGAAGACTTGCAAAGGCAAGTGATTCGTTTGCTAGATGATGTGGAAGGAGCCGCTAGAGGCGATTTAACCGTACAAGCCGAAGTTACCGCCGATGTTTTGGGGGCTGTAGCTGACTCGTTTAACCTCACGATTGAAAACTTGCGGGAAATCGTCCAGCAAGTGAAAACAGCCGCTAAACAGGTGAACCAAGAATCTACAGCTAGTGAAGTTTTTGCTCGAAATCTTTCAGCAGATGCTTTGCGTCAAGCTGAAGAATTAGCAGTGACTTTAAACTCAGTTCAAGTCATCACCGACTCGATTAAACGGGTCGCAGATAGCGCTAAAGAAGCCGAAAATGTCGCCCGTTCTGCCTCTTTGACGGCTTTGAAGGGAGGAGATGCCGTAGAAAAAACTGTGGAGGGGATTTTAGGAATTCGAGAAACTGTAGCCGAAAGTACCAGAAAAGTCAAGAGGTTAGCCGAATCATCCCAAGAAATTTCCAAGATTGTCGCCGTAATTTCTCAAATTGCCTCTCGAACCAATATGTTGGCGCTAAATGCTAGTATTGAAGCAGCAAGAGCCGGAGAAGCTGGACGGGGGTTTGCTATAGTGGCAGATGAAGTCAGACAGTTGGCAGATAGATCGGCGAAGGCATTAAAAGAAATCGAACAAATCGTGCGCCAAATCCAAAGCGATACGGGTTCAGTGATGACAGCGATGGAAGAAGGAACTCAGCAGGTAATTGAGGGGACTAAATTGGCAGAAAAAGCCAAGCGATCGCTCGAAGATATCATTAAGGTATCTAACCGCATCGACTCTCTAGTACAATCAATCACCGCCGATACTGTCGAACAGACAGAAACATCTCAAACAGTGGCTCAAGTCATGCAATCCGTCGAAATGACGGCTCAAGCCACTTCCCAAGAAGCTCAACGAGTTTCAGGAACTCTACAAAATTTAGTTAGTGTGGCTCAAGATCTATTAAACTCTGTAGAACGCTTCCGAGTCGAAAATAACTAA
- a CDS encoding chemotaxis protein CheW, whose amino-acid sequence MNSDFNLLASPSFNEPPEMQTLVSPEGDLHLRFYVPSGNEFALAASGIREVISASPERITCIPNTSPLLLGTLNWRGQVIWVADLGEFLGEIMPFNTNRPEIPIIVIEDQETIIGLAVDQIVGMDWLSPELIRQPRNVPDSMAPLLKGEWVLNPEKNHFLRLLDQLAIVRSARWAT is encoded by the coding sequence ATGAACAGCGATTTTAACTTATTAGCTTCCCCTTCCTTCAACGAACCACCTGAAATGCAGACACTGGTAAGTCCAGAAGGAGATTTACATTTGAGATTTTATGTACCTTCAGGAAATGAATTTGCTCTAGCTGCTAGTGGAATCAGGGAAGTAATTTCAGCTTCCCCAGAAAGAATTACTTGTATTCCGAATACTTCTCCTTTATTATTGGGCACACTAAATTGGCGAGGACAAGTAATTTGGGTTGCCGATTTAGGAGAGTTCTTGGGAGAGATAATGCCATTCAATACAAATAGACCAGAAATTCCCATCATTGTGATTGAAGATCAAGAGACAATTATTGGTTTAGCTGTAGACCAAATTGTGGGTATGGATTGGTTATCACCAGAACTAATTCGCCAACCTCGTAATGTGCCAGATAGTATGGCTCCTTTATTAAAAGGTGAATGGGTGCTAAATCCAGAAAAAAACCATTTTTTGCGACTTTTGGATCAATTAGCCATTGTTCGCTCGGCACGGTGGGCAACTTAA
- a CDS encoding response regulator has protein sequence MNTVLVVEDSNSQRQVIKDLLKASGWIVTEATDGAEAWEKIIDSPPDLVILDIVMPKMNGYEVCRRLKSDPKTQTVPVVLCSSKSEDFDRYWGMKQGADAYIAKPFTPQDLLGTIKKLLKN, from the coding sequence ATGAATACAGTTTTAGTAGTAGAAGACAGTAATTCCCAAAGGCAGGTAATCAAAGATTTACTCAAAGCAAGTGGTTGGATTGTCACTGAAGCTACAGATGGAGCCGAAGCTTGGGAGAAAATAATTGACTCACCGCCAGATTTAGTCATCCTTGATATAGTCATGCCAAAAATGAATGGTTATGAAGTTTGTCGCCGTCTCAAATCCGATCCCAAAACTCAAACAGTACCAGTAGTACTTTGTTCTTCTAAATCTGAAGATTTCGATCGCTACTGGGGTATGAAGCAGGGAGCAGACGCTTATATTGCCAAACCTTTTACACCACAGGATTTACTGGGAACAATTAAAAAACTACTCAAAAACTAA